The DNA region AGAGGTGCAGAAGGCTGAGAGCCAACATGTATATCGAGTAAGATGAATGAACGTGAGAATGTATCATGAGAGCACAAATTTATAGTGAGTAgattgtcaggaatagacagatttatagggacctaaaatgggaaaccatttcaacacgaattgatcaaacagttggTGGTTTTATAATTTGCCGAATCGGCAAACtacaattcggaaaatttttaagaattcgtctgatgaaggattcTGATGTGACTACGCAACATTAAGAAATCTTACCAAAAATTCCCTTTTCCGTTCAGTGTCAGTTTCGTACCGAACTGTATAACCGTGGCGATCGAAGTATCGTACGAGTAAAAAAGTCATCTAGAattttgtggttctgaaaagaaCCGATATGCAAGATTCCCGAATCGAAATTTAGGCACGTTCACCCCTGATACGTCTAGCAAGTTGAATGTCCTTCGGCATGATAGTTACTCTTTTGGCGTGGATCGCACACAAGTTTGTATCCTCGAAGAGTCCAACCAAATAAGCTTCGCTAGCTTCTTGAAGTGCCATTACGGCGGAACTTTGAAATCTGAGATCAGTTTTGAAATCCTGAGCGATCTCACGTACCAACCTCTGGAAAGGCAACTTACGGATCAACAACTCGGTACTCTTCTGATAACGTCGTATTTCACGTAAAGCAACGGTACCCGGACGGTAACGGTGAGGTTTCTTCACACCGCCTGTGGCTGGAGCACTTTTACGTGCAGCCTTGGTGGCTAATTGTTTTCGCGGAGCCTTACCCCCGGTCGACTTTCTAGCAGTCTGCTTAGTACGAGCCATAATGAATGTTAGTGAATTCCTCTACACGAACAGGTCCGCGACGCAATCTGAACAATTCTATCCGTCCCCACCACCGTCGGCCCATATTTATAGACTACGTTGCCGTTCCAATGCGTATCTGAAAATCTATTGGATGCTACGGAATTACTGTGGTGGGGCGGCTGTAGTTTATAAATACTGGTCAGAGACTACGTTGCTCTTATTCTGTTTTCGCTTACGTATCGACTTTCTACTTCGACCCTTTCTAACGTTCTACAGACATGACCGGACGAGGTAAAGGTGGTAAAGGTTTGGGCAAAGGTGGAGCCAAGCGTCATAGGAAAGTACTCCGAGATAATATCCAAGGTATCACCAAACCCGCTATCAGGAGATTGGCTAGGCGTGGAGGTGTCAAGCGTATTTCTGGTCTCATTTACGAAGAAACTCGTGGAGTGTTGAAGGTGTTCCTGGAAAATGTAATCAGGGACGCTGTCACATATACCGAACATGCAAAGAGAAAAACTGTTACCGCCATGGACGTTGTATATGCCCTCAAACGTCAAGGACGTACATTGTACGGTTTCGGCGGTTGAATGAGTCATTATTCAGGTTGTAGTATAAACGGTCCTTCTCAGGACCACAACCATTTAATGTTTGTTTTATCCAATATCAATGTCGATTGCTAATAAATACTTCGTACTAAATTCTTGAGGATATGTACGTATTATTTCACTATGATCACTAAGCCCGGATATAAAGAGAATCCTTCTTGGATTCTGTGGCCAAACCCTCCGTCCATCCtcaagatgaaatttttttaagtaGTTCCGATCTGAGACTCGAGGACTTGAAACCTCGGTGACCGCCGAGGTAATCCTTTCCTGAGAAAAGGTGTTTGCCGGACGATTCCAAAGTGTGCTTGGACTCGCTCATTCATGTTCGGTGATAATAACCTCTATAGAAGATCTACAAATCCACAAAGTTCGTGTGCTGAATGATAtttaatacaaataatatagTGCAGAAAACCCTCATTTTTTTTGGTTAATTGAATTATTTGGCGTGTGTCCAGCGCCTTCTTTAATGGTCCTTCGTGGCCGAATTAAAAATTCTATTTGATATCTCATTTGTGCGCTTTGTTCCACCACTAAAATATAGCATATATGAACCGAACAAATTCGTAAACGAGATTGTTACCTGCAGTGTCGAAGTTCATTTTCTGTAAGCGGTACTGAGCCAACCCTTATCTCAACAACCTTCTGCGAAAATAGTCGTTTTTCGCTATGAATTGTCTGTATATCAAAATGTATTTCCTCAATCTTCGCCTGCAGTTTATTTTCGGTTTCTAGGGACTAATTGCTCCGCTCCGCATAATTGGTTGGCAATCTTGAATTGTATACTATCGAAGGCTTTGAAGGTAGACTCCAGGGTTTTTGTTCGATCACTTTCTGCAATGATCGCCGCATTTAGAATGCACCCAATTCGTTCAATGTAAACCTTTCGTTGTTTTTTACTAAGCAAAAGTCGTTTCTCTTCACTACTCAGAGACATTTTAACTCAGTGAATGAATTCTGCGAAAGGTAGATATTGAAAAACGACTATTTTCGCCGAAGGTTGTTAAGATAAGGGTTGGCTCTTGGCTCAGTACCGCCTACAGAAAATGAACTTCGACACTTCAGGTAACAATCTCGTTTACGAATTTATTCGGTTCGAAAATAATATATGCTATATTTTAGTGGTGGAACGAAGCGCAAAAATGTGAGAGAATTATTAATAGACGAAAAAAATGAGGGTTTTCTGCActatattatttgtattaaaTATCATTCAGCAGACGAACTTTGTGGATTTGTAGATCTTCTATAGAGGTTATTATCACCGAACATGAATGGGCGAGTCCAAGCACACTTTGGAATCGTCCGGCTAACACCTTTTCTCAGAAAAGGACTACCTCGGCGGGTACCGAGGTTTCAATTGTTTTATAGGTTTCTCGTCCTGGAGTCTCAGATCGGaactatttcaaaaaattttatcttGAGGATGGACGAAGGGTTTGGCCACAGAATCCAAGAAGGATTCTCTTCTTAACCGGGCTTAGTGATCATAGTAAAATAATACGTACATATCCTCAAGAACTTAGTCCGAAGTATTTATTAGCAATCGACATTGATATTGGACAAAACGAACATTATATCGTTGTGGTCCTGAGAAGGACCGTTTATACTACAACCTGAATAATGACTCATTCAACCGCCGAAACCGTACAATGTACGTCCTTGACGTTTGAGGGCATATACAACGTCCATGGCGGTAACAGTTTTTCTCTTTGCATGTTCGGTATATGTGACAGCGTCCCTGATTACATTTTCCAGGAACACCTTCAACACTCCACGAGTTTCTTCGTAAATGAGACCAGAAATACGCTTGACACCTCCAGGCCTAGCCAATCTCCTGATAGCGGGTTTGGTGATACCTTGGATGTTGTCTCGTAGTACTTTCCTATGACGCTTGGCTCCACCTTTGCCGCCCAAACCTTTACCAACTTTacctcgttttttttttcttttttttttggtgtagcagggggaaaatctgcaagacagtcgaaccaccctcatctcctgagggggaacagtgtggggtttctcactctcctgagttcgagacccactaaaaaccctcaactgcttcttgaattttggttccgggcatttgcctataaaccgttcatctcttgatcggttttcttctcgcacactatcgtgctgggatttatgtgtttaacctctattggattaacactttattgaatttttcaataagtttctgttgttattttaatctctttttaattgatctcttggtctccttcggtaaattcgcattctccttttgtcttcctctgggtcgtagtccactagtctcctgagttcttgattcggatggtttttcgctgtttcgaataatttctctgcttttctgttcatgaattccgttatggtttcccatttcaggtccttataaatctgtctattcctgacaaaccaaggtgcatctattgcacatcgtagcagcttgttttcagtggcctgaattcttttgatatggctctttgccgcgaaaccccaggcaactgatccataagtcagttgaggcccagcaacggctttgattatcttcaattttgtctctttcgacatgtggcttcttcttcctattagaggatagagtctattcatcgctgctttcgttttgtcgattgcttgtttgatatgactattccaagtaagtcctttgtcaagcgttattcctaaatatttggcttcatttttccagtcgatttcttcgccgtcaacattcagtttcgttgtgggtcgcagtcttctcttctgtagtaatattgcttggctcttttgtccattgagcttgattttccactttatgcaccagtcatttgtttcgtcaatcgtctcttgtagaactcgttctattacttctgggttgcggtgtcgagttgctatgcctgtgtcgtcagcatataacgttagcatggttcttggatttttcggaatatcgtggatgtatatgttgtacagaagtggaccaagtactgatccttggggtactccagcctctatatctcttgttgaggagcattcttatgcatattttgatcgaatatccagcacatctcatcttatatattaatccttcatgccatacaagacctgtagcttgtttattttggaatccctctgttatgtactctgtgagccttaataattgttgttcagttgaatgctctcttctgaatccgaactgttctggtggtattagtttcagattttcggtttcctcatttagcctcgtggcgataattctttctactacttttcctaacgccgacagtagacttatcggtctgtagttttgtggaaacttctcctctttgaatggtttactgaatactatgacttctgctgttttccatttttctgggtagtgttctgtcctcataattccattcgcgatatttgttagagcggctataccttttctaggtaatttctttaacataacattcgttattttatcgcttccgggagctttcctcttcttcaaacttctaattatttccctgatttcatttggcgatgttggcttgtctatttcagcagtcgctggtaattcatccatttcttcatcattttcttcaaccagttcttccaaatcttcattatcgtcgtctatcctgtaatttattctcgattctcgttcgatcgagtccgccaatgcatctgccttatcagtattggtatactccattcccctttctccgtgtaggggtggaattttagtgttttctcctcgtaggcttttttgcattctccatgcagaatgatcgattgtattcagttcttgaacccttttgttccatctgcttgttcttagatctttcagggcatttttcagaacttggctatgtcggttgaggttccttctattcagatcatttttattcatcctatatattcttctgagttttcgattttcttgtataagatcttttacttctttaggcgtatcgccatgcggatgacttggtgctggtctcttcactcttctcgtgcttttttcgtaagctttcaatataatctcttccagtttatcaaccgcacattccagatcgtctggagtgcttattgttggaatttctgttatttccgattgtattaaatggctgtatttagcccaattgatgtattctcttatttccatcagtttttctctttgttcttctccaattgtcaattcgacgggattgtggtttgaggttccatcttccaaagtttcaatcgagaattcttgagttatatttttcaatatcgcgatatctattacatatggtattcctctaccaaaagcaagatatgtcggtagctctggtccaatcactatggcattttgtttttcggcgaaatccttgagttttttgccatttctattctctgttatgctgttccataatggggatttacagttgaaatctccgatggagattttcgggtttgatccttccaacatgttgttatctcttcttccaatagattattttgtggtggcttatacgccgaggttatttcgactctttgccgatttaattcggcaacattagtcactttttctgtttttccttgtgtttcgtcggatctacttttaaagtagtgtttcagatctgttctcaccaatattgctactcctcttccggtgtttgtaattctgtcacatctatatgtttcataattcatgaaattcagtcgtctgttccggtttattcttgtttcctgtagggctataatatcaggttgtctttctgatattatttgttctatctcggcctTCCgtgtgttgatcccgtttatgttccacgagattatcttgagggatttcttcctaatatcagGAGGtgaggtccattaattcagtttactaaataatgcttggagttttttctccatttccctctcaattttcaacattatcttgttgaaaattttctccgtgaagatatctaaatcatcggctgattcagatatctttttcttctcttgttgactgttcacagcctgtttcattgtaagcttcttctgtccttcttttttctgaacgggttttggagtctccctcttcttttcctgctctgtaggttgggtcttcgctacttcctgaattttttgttcagaagttgttgtttttgttaccttctttttctgttcagctgattttcgggaattcttctttctggtcaccaacttgaactcgctacatcctttgtagctagctggatggccctcttctccacataagacacatgtggcatttctctcttcaccttttctggtgagtgtgcagtcattgctgctagtgctatgacttcctgagcacttcacgcatctccacgggaaggagcatttgttctgtgcatgtccgtacgtttgacacctaaagcactggcttggactttcaggcctctttttgtgttcaaccacaatacagaggttgtagagtcgcttcacttcgaagattccttttttctgggttttaaccaggtagagaggtatgggcttcttcgtcttgttcgatgtcattctggacacctcagcgtctgatattccctggaatatcaggccgtccttaatcaacgcaagatcagcgtcgattggtaaatgcctaatgacggcatatatcttcttctcctcctccattcggtaggtaaaaaattctttaacaCGCTGCTCGcagaatttcgtaatttttctaaaatcatctacggttgacgcgaaggtttttataccgtctttaactacagttgcgcggttgtagtctatcctttttgtgtagagagctttagatgtctctacccaatctgaggtgcccatcattgtgatgggtggaattttatctcttttaggcacttccgttgccttcttgacagtctcctcatcagaagatgagctttcttttcgcgcgcgtttagttgggggcgcgtttggggccttcgcaacctgcgttgaatcatttttccttgtttcgggttgtgaaacaattcctttaagggaattatttttggaacccgctaccggctttgtgattgcggcgtaagtgggagatttcggcatattattgcgggtcatttcctccctcgagaggcgcatctcaccgaccaactgtgacacagtttcagtcagtttgactatttgagctttcaactgctcattttcttctctgagctttacaagctcctcgtgttcgccttcgctgaattcttcagcatcggtcgcttccatgtaggaaccctcattatctgaggtttccgacatggttttatactcgaaaatctcaaaatatcaaacaattggAAGAATAGCTGGCGTTTGAGATTAAACTCTTTTGTGAACTAAACCCGTTACAAAGTTGCCGTTCCAATGCGTATCTAAAAATCTATTGGATGCTACGGAATTACTGTGGGGGCGGCTGTAGTTTATAAATACTGGTCGGAGAGTAAGTTCCCGTCACCAGTGtccagaatttgtttttcgttggtactgcagaaaacatcaggtgagcttatttttcgtatctttttttttctgatttttctcatagcttAGGAAACTgttggctttataccatagttttatattagactatttcattgaagattcctgaatattttattattttcaaattgcttgatattttgagaaatctgagtataaaaccatgtcggaaaccccagataatgagggttcctatatggaagcgaccgatgctgaagaattcagcgacggTGAACACGAaagcagttgaaagctcaaattgtcaaactgaccgaaactgtgtcacagttggtcggtgagatgagcctcttgagagaggaaatgacccgaaAGAATATGCCGAAATCCCCCACTTATACCACAAttacaaaaccggtagcgggttccaaaaataattcctttaaaggaattgtttcacaacaaGGAAATATGATACAATGTTGGATGCGAAGGCCCCAAGCgtgcccccaactaaacgcgcgcgagaagaaagctcctcttctgatgaggagaccgtcaagtctattcctgacaaaccaaggttcatctattgcacatggaagcagcttgttttcagtggcctgaattcgtttgatatggctctttgccgcgaaaccccaggcaactgatccatcagtcagttgaggcctagcaacggctttgattattatcttcaattttgtctcgttagacatgtggcttcttcctatcagaggatagagtctattcatcgctgctttcgttttgtcgattgcttgtttgatatgacttttccaagtaagtcctttgtcaagcgttattccttaacatttggcttcatttttccagtcgatttcttcgccgtcaacttccagtttcgttgtgggtcgcagtcttctcttctgtagtaatattgcttggctcttttgtccattgagcttaattttccactttatgcaccagtcatttgtttcgtcaaaaagaagaacagaagaagcctccAATAAAACGGGCTGtaaacagtcaacaggagaagaaaaagatatctgaatcagccgatgattaagatatcttcacggagaaaattttcaacaagataatgttgaaaattgagaggaaaatggaaaagaaactccaagcattattcagttaactgaattaatggacattacggatattaggaagaaatccctctagataatctcgtggaacataaacgggatcaacactcggaaaaccgagatagaagaaataatatcagagagacaacctgttATTATAGCCCTataggaaacaagaataaatcggaacagacgactgaatttcatgaattatgaaacaaatagatgtgacagaattacaaacaccggaggaggagtagcaatattggtgagaacagatctgaaacactacttcaaaagtagatccgacgaaacacaaggaaaaacagaaaaagtgacgattgttgccgaattaaatcgtcaaagagtcgaaattacctcggcatataagccatcacaaaacaatttattggaagaaaagataaacaacatgttggaaggaacaaacccgGAAATCTGCATCgcagatttcaactgtaaattcccatcataacagagaatagaaatggcaaaaaactcaaggatttcgccgaaaaacaaaatgccatagtgaaattgaaaacattcatattaaattctaaaaattaacgaattatatttttcttcaaaccatATAGGGCCCAAAAGTATTCCCTGGACCCTCTGAGTTTTGAAGATATTACgaatataaaatattgaatacatacagtccctggccatattattagacgcattgattcgatgcaaaatctcgatattgaattattaaattgaacgtatatgttacatatacttcatctgtaaatgattttcacatataatatatcatattcaataaaaaatattgatttattgatgattaaacatgaaattctaatattttgctgagccaccctgtgtagctatgagtgcttcatactatcaatgcaggattgttcggtttgctgcattcgaagataatgatttcatatgtggattatcgaaataacgtccgaacctgcagaatgcaagaagtccactggaagacatagtactgattcatacttaagtactaatactacaacatcaaaaataaatgccaaatagaacaatttaatgagagtcgtagatgaaactaacattctgtggaaatgaaattcaaatattttgctttttcctcgagcaataccagtaaatataaaaaaaatcctcagtgcgtctaataaactggccagggactgtaaatgaggattttctataaatttttatcCTGTTACCCGTTGCCGAAACAATGCTTGAAAAATACCGAGTTACAGaacttttcaaattgataacttATTTTGCACAagcaataaataatataattgatTGATTCAGGAATGAACTCTGaacttttcttttcttttcgtACGAATACTGAATATTCATATGTAAATAAAATACTTCCTGAAGTCTTTCACACTCCACCCCGGAATCAACTTTCTGTATTCTGATtggagaattgaaaatgaaaataatttcggAAATGTGAATGAAGCCGCCCCAAAAACCCAACAGTAGTCGGCCATATTTATCAAAGCGAAGCCGAAAACTTCGATAAGTTATATTATAACATAAATAACTCTTAAAAGTGGCCACTACAGTGCGGACCGTATAGGCTGTCTGGGATATTTATGAGAAGAATGCGAATGCGGCACCTTTGATGGTTTTTTTATTACCCCTGCATATTGCGTTCACCAATGAGTCCGCGCCTAAATATATTTCTTGGTATTCCTGTTGTTGCTGACTGAActgcatttattttcattcggtacataagttgatttttttcatgtctAAGCTCAAAATGCCGCCCCTAAATCCTAGCGCCTTAGGCGGCCGCCTACCCTGCCTACCCCCTAGCGACGGCCCTGCCAATTCGGCATCATTCGGATAGCTTCGGAAAAAACGATTCCTTCAACCAATCGTTGCATTTGGTTcattgttttggttttgatcaaaatatgaatgaaatataatataagcTATCTTTTTTCGAGGACGTTTCCTCTCTCACTATGCTctatcttggtgtgtaatatcttttgTTTCTAGTCGCTCCTGGTTAACTTGGCAGTGAAATCTGTCCCATTTTAAGGAATTCGTGCATCTCTCTCTCTTGTGTTATCttcccatagacatagagacatggactgtgccttccctttatatctatgcatgaaatacggtcaaaaatagtgacagagagaaaaacacgtcgggaatgcagttgtctttttctagaattttgattggtctacactcacctctatgtgaacaaaaaagagaaaggtatgtcccgacgagcttttctctctttctaataaatagccaatttcatgctggcattgctcagtccatgtctctatgtctatgtatctTCCATAAGTCTCTCTTCGTTCAATTATGGGAAAGCATTTGtagcaaagatattacacaccaagataCAGCATAGTGAGAGAGAAAACGGTGTGTATTATCTTTGATTTGTAGAGCTCGCCCCAGTAGGAAACATTTCGTAGTTGTCACATGCGTCATTTGATAATTTTGACATGACATGTGTAAATTTGcatgattttcaattcttttctgtTTATTCCAAGTTTCGGGGTTGACTTAGTTATCTGTTAGTTAGTTCTGGAGTTATTTTGACAATTTGAAGACAATATTCCATGATAGCAAAATGCCAAGCTTGCTTTGTTTACTTTGTGGTGGTGATGagacaaatgttcaaaaattgcataattATCCCCGTAATCTAGGAAGGTGAGTTAATATGTAATTATTGCTAAGGTTTCTATGTTTCTTAAATCAAAGAACTAATAATGTCGGAGTTCGGTGCGGAGAGCGGATCGGTGCGGACCTAACCAATTTCGATTCTTCCTGGTGGCGTGTTATTTCCCCTATTGCAAGGTGGTGAGATAGTTCAAAAACAGGTGTCGAATTATTACTTTTTGATTTAAGGTTTCATTGGGATACTTtaagttatttttcatttgtttttggggtttttcttgtatatttttttcattcttatatACCTATTTAAAACTGTACGTGAAGTACACTTCTTTTTGAGAGTtgatgaaaaaggaaaaaacatcAGTAGAAAGGGATAAAAATGGCAAATAATAGTCCGGGGATTTATCCCCGGATAAAAACGGCAATTACTCCGAAATCGATAAAAACATTGGAGAATATAAATATACAGGAAAATAGTGAGCAATTTTCTTTCGCAGATTTAATAATACTTAAAAATGAATTAGATGAACTGAAAAAACAGGCAATTTTGAACGAAGACAGcgagttgaatactcaagtCGACATATTATCACAATCTTTAACATTGAAAAAAGATGCGAACGAAAATAAACACATATTCAAATACGGAGTTAATGAAGGGACCATATGTTGTTTTTGTAGAAAGTAAGATTGGTAACGTGGGAAATCTAAACCCATTGACtaaaggaaaaatttttttcgaaaataacaactttgaattaagaataaataaaatatccaaaaaaggTAGAAATAGAATAGGAATAGAGTTTTCCACGGCCGAAGATGCAAACAAGTTTGTATCAAATAATACTTTTCCAGCTTATAATGTATACATCCCTGCAGTATATTTAACAGTCAGGGGTATCATTTCGGGAATAGATGTAGATATAGATGAACAAGAAATTATAGATTTTGG from Coccinella septempunctata chromosome 1, icCocSept1.1, whole genome shotgun sequence includes:
- the LOC123318879 gene encoding histone H3, translated to MARTKQTARKSTGGKAPRKQLATKAARKSAPATGGVKKPHRYRPGTVALREIRRYQKSTELLIRKLPFQRLVREIAQDFKTDLRFQSSAVMALQEASEAYLVGLFEDTNLCAIHAKRVTIMPKDIQLARRIRGERA
- the LOC123318992 gene encoding histone H4, producing the protein MTGRGKGGKGLGKGGAKRHRKVLRDNIQGITKPAIRRLARRGGVKRISGLIYEETRGVLKVFLENVIRDAVTYTEHAKRKTVTAMDVVYALKRQGRTLYGFGG
- the LOC123322886 gene encoding histone H4-like — protein: MQGKKKRGKVGKGLGGKGGAKRHRKVLRDNIQGITKPAIRRLARPGGVKRISGLIYEETRGVLKVFLENVIRDAVTYTEHAKRKTVTAMDVVYALKRQGRTLYGFGG